The following proteins are encoded in a genomic region of Streptomyces sp. NBC_01723:
- a CDS encoding nuclease-related domain-containing protein — MAAGGSASRRAQEARRQERLFREQWQTARRQARRWEAAGEGERRVAAQLLVLTARGWRLLVDRRWPGTRAANVDMLLIGPGGVFVLDVKNWRSAPQAWKGELRAGRDPVDEHAAKLLAVTKAAESAVASLGMSPVAVQPLMVFAGHRVDAALGRIRLLGEHEVGPALLSERSRLRAESVRAIADHLERVFPEYEGSSVTQTAPSSSQAQSQEELSDGLFDLEGLREAALEEALQAPIEQWMTFLHPDQIALVRRNWAGPARISGPAGTGKTVVGLHRAAHLAQRTTGRLLYVTFANNLPRVQATFLRTMSPAVADRVDFRSLHSWAQEFLHDSGVPVRLHGEKAQTAFSLAWKHVGRNSCLTEIDPAPGYWKEEIDHVIKGRGLTSFEEYATVPRRRRRASLRRPHRQAVWALYEAYEALRVERGVPGMAAADLPELSGRGWVGAYAVHGRSRMPAPSHGGPRPSWRRRQGSPNRAAAFRQVIQVSAAGWTWGVPSDGAHDDQEPSQQG; from the coding sequence ATGGCGGCTGGTGGATCGGCATCGCGGCGGGCGCAGGAAGCGCGGCGGCAGGAACGGCTGTTCAGGGAGCAGTGGCAGACGGCGCGGCGACAGGCACGCCGTTGGGAAGCCGCCGGCGAGGGCGAACGTCGAGTCGCCGCACAGCTGTTGGTCCTGACGGCGCGTGGATGGCGGTTACTGGTTGACCGCAGGTGGCCGGGAACGCGAGCGGCCAACGTGGACATGCTGTTGATCGGTCCCGGTGGTGTGTTCGTTCTCGACGTCAAGAACTGGCGCTCGGCACCGCAGGCTTGGAAGGGGGAGCTCCGCGCCGGCCGCGATCCCGTCGATGAGCACGCGGCCAAGCTCCTGGCCGTGACGAAGGCGGCCGAGTCGGCGGTGGCATCCTTGGGGATGTCCCCGGTCGCGGTCCAACCCCTCATGGTTTTCGCGGGGCACCGCGTAGATGCAGCGCTGGGCAGGATCCGGCTACTGGGGGAGCACGAGGTCGGGCCCGCTCTGCTGTCGGAGCGCAGTCGACTTCGCGCCGAATCCGTACGTGCCATCGCCGACCATCTGGAGCGGGTCTTCCCCGAGTACGAGGGATCGTCCGTGACGCAGACGGCGCCGTCATCGTCTCAGGCGCAGTCCCAAGAAGAGTTGTCCGACGGGCTGTTCGACCTCGAAGGACTCCGCGAGGCAGCTCTGGAAGAAGCGCTGCAGGCGCCGATCGAACAGTGGATGACCTTCCTCCACCCCGACCAGATAGCCCTGGTGCGCCGCAACTGGGCCGGACCTGCACGGATCAGCGGCCCGGCCGGCACGGGCAAGACCGTCGTCGGCCTGCACCGTGCGGCACACCTGGCCCAGCGCACTACCGGTCGGCTCCTGTATGTCACCTTCGCCAACAACCTCCCGCGGGTCCAGGCGACCTTTCTCAGGACCATGTCTCCCGCCGTGGCCGACAGGGTCGACTTCCGAAGCCTGCACTCCTGGGCCCAGGAGTTCCTGCATGACAGCGGTGTCCCCGTCCGGTTGCACGGAGAAAAGGCTCAGACCGCTTTCAGCCTCGCCTGGAAGCACGTCGGCCGCAACAGCTGCCTGACCGAGATCGACCCGGCCCCGGGGTACTGGAAGGAGGAGATCGACCACGTCATCAAGGGGCGCGGCCTCACGTCCTTCGAGGAATACGCCACCGTGCCCCGCCGACGCCGTCGCGCGAGCTTGCGGCGTCCGCACAGGCAGGCCGTCTGGGCTCTGTACGAGGCGTACGAGGCGCTCCGCGTCGAGCGAGGTGTGCCTGGTATGGCGGCGGCGGATCTCCCCGAATTGTCGGGACGGGGCTGGGTTGGGGCATATGCTGTGCATGGCAGATCGCGCATGCCCGCTCCGAGTCATGGTGGCCCACGTCCATCGTGGCGGCGAAGACAAGGTTCCCCGAATCGCGCAGCAGCGTTCCGCCAGGTCATCCAAGTATCCGCGGCGGGGTGGACGTGGGGCGTCCCGTCCGATGGAGCACACGATGACCAGGAACCGTCGCAGCAAGGCTGA
- a CDS encoding cation:proton antiporter yields MHHTTAMLIELGAIILALGLLGRLAGRVGFSPVPLYLLAGLAFGHGGILPLQASEEFVATGAEIGVILLLLLLGLEYSASELVTNLKTQYPSGAVDFVLNAVPGAVAALILGWGPVAAVALAGVTWISSSGVIAKVLGDLGRLGNRETPVVLGILVIEDLAMAVYLPILTALLAGAGLAGGAVTLLISLGTVGAVLYLALRHGRLISRAVSSDSAEMLLLVVLGLTLLVAGLAQELQVSAAVGAFLVGIALSGEVAEGASSLLTPLRDLFAAVFFVFFGLSTDPADIPPVLLSALLLAAVTTLTKVATGWYAARRAGIRGGGRWRAGGTLVARGEFSIVIAGLAVAVEPRIGPLATAYVLILVVLGPLTARFTEPLARRVIVARTSTTETRTDASTDTEPTTPPESAPANA; encoded by the coding sequence GTGCACCACACGACCGCCATGCTGATCGAACTGGGAGCGATCATCCTCGCTCTGGGGCTCCTGGGCCGCCTCGCGGGCCGGGTGGGCTTCTCACCCGTCCCCCTCTACCTGCTGGCCGGACTCGCCTTCGGACACGGAGGCATCCTGCCCCTCCAGGCCAGCGAGGAGTTCGTCGCCACGGGCGCGGAGATCGGCGTCATCCTGCTGCTCCTCCTGCTCGGCCTGGAGTACAGCGCCTCCGAACTGGTCACCAACCTCAAGACCCAATACCCCTCCGGAGCGGTCGACTTCGTCCTCAACGCCGTACCCGGCGCCGTAGCCGCGCTCATCCTGGGCTGGGGCCCGGTGGCCGCCGTGGCGCTCGCCGGCGTCACCTGGATCTCCTCGTCCGGCGTCATCGCCAAGGTCCTCGGCGACCTGGGCAGGCTCGGCAACCGCGAGACCCCCGTTGTGCTCGGCATTCTGGTCATCGAGGATCTCGCGATGGCCGTCTACCTGCCGATCCTCACGGCCCTGCTGGCGGGCGCCGGCCTGGCCGGCGGCGCCGTCACCCTGCTGATCTCCCTGGGCACCGTCGGCGCGGTCCTCTACCTGGCGCTCCGGCACGGCCGGCTGATCAGCCGCGCGGTCTCCTCGGACAGCGCGGAGATGCTCCTGCTGGTGGTCCTCGGCCTGACCCTGCTCGTGGCGGGCCTCGCCCAGGAGCTCCAGGTCTCGGCGGCGGTCGGCGCCTTCCTCGTGGGCATCGCCCTGTCCGGCGAGGTCGCCGAGGGCGCGAGCAGCCTCCTGACCCCTTTGCGCGACCTGTTCGCGGCCGTGTTCTTCGTCTTCTTCGGCCTGTCCACCGACCCGGCCGACATCCCGCCCGTCCTGCTCTCCGCCCTGCTCCTGGCCGCCGTCACCACGCTCACGAAGGTCGCCACCGGCTGGTACGCGGCACGCAGGGCCGGCATCCGGGGCGGGGGCCGCTGGCGGGCGGGCGGCACGCTGGTCGCCCGGGGCGAGTTCTCCATCGTCATCGCCGGCCTCGCGGTGGCCGTCGAGCCCCGCATCGGCCCGCTGGCGACGGCGTACGTCCTCATCCTGGTCGTACTCGGCCCCCTCACGGCCCGCTTCACCGAGCCGCTGGCCCGCCGCGTCATCGTCGCGAGGACGAGCACTACGGAGACGCGCACGGACGCGAGCACGGACACGGAGCCGACGACGCCCCCGGAGTCGGCACCCGCCAACGCGTGA